The DNA sequence CAGAGTCCTCGTATGGTTTCTCTGGGACATGAATATGCATTTGTCCACACGGCTACAAACACACATCAACGCAAAACACGTAACTCTCTCATGTATTCATTATCACCCTGTGCTTGATTCTTTTCCATCACCTGCTAGATATTTTACTTGTGGCTTGGCTAGGTGGCAGGGTGTACAGTGTGAGGTGAGAGAGGGGCCTCCCAGCTGTATGCAGATCAGCACATCCAAGACATATACTCTCCAGAGGCCTCAAGACTAGAGCCCCAGAAGGGTTGAGAGCCTAAAAAATTGTTGACATTCAGGTGTGGAAGAGTTCATACCTCACAGCTGGCTATAGCTGCCTTTCGCACCTGAACCTGGAATGGGGGAAAGGTAATCAGTAAAGGGAAAGTTAAAGTCCCATCTATCTTCCCTCCAAACTTTGTAGGAGAAccctttttcttccccttcctacACAGTGCCACCAGCCTCCCACTTCTTCTTcctgccctcacccccaccctgccTTACCTTGAGTCGACAGTAGAGCAGGGTAAGGACAATACCATACAAAAACAGGATGGCATCCAGAATATAGCAGAGCTGAGGCTCTCCTAGGGCCGCTGAGGGGATAAGAGGGTGCCCATGGGGTCAGGGGCGTGAGGAAAGGGAGTTGGTACTcggaggagagaagggaaacgGTTCTAGGGGTAGGACAGGATCTGAAAGGAAGCCCTCTTAAGGAAAGGAGACAGATCTCTCACTCTGGACTCACTTCTCTTATATTTCCTTTTGCTCCCCGCTAGGGCAGGAGCAGGATAACAGGGGTCCTGTTGTGGTGGGATTTATGCGTACTGAGAGTTGAAGACATCCCCCTCAGGCCCAACCCTTTCTTTTCAACACTGTGGCTCCTTGGGCACCATTGAGCACCTCAAGTACCCGTCTGAGTTCACTGGGCTGAGACCAAAACCTCAGCCCTGAGGGGTTGTGGGGAGAAAGGCAGCAGCAAATTTCAGTGAAGAAACCACAGAATGTCTCTGCTAAGTCCTGTGACCTGTGGCTGAGGGCTGGACAGGAAGGATGTTGagctggggaagggagggaaggcaaTTTCTCTATTATTGGTCATCTTCTCAGCCTCATTGCTTTCTGTCCCACAAGACACTTAAACATGCAAAAAAGGCACAGAGTGTCCACTTTCCTAGGCCATAGGGGTATCCTCAGCTCTGTACACAAAGCAGGAGCAATGATCATGCCTCAAGGGAATAATCACAAACTAAATCCAAAGAACGGATTCCTCCTCCTGCTACTCTGCCCTGTTACTCATCCTGGGCCTCTGGGAGGGGAAGTTTtgtgcaattttaaaaaatcacataggGCCTGAACTTCAGAAACTGTTCTGGGCCAGTATTAGGACTGATAGGGTACATGTGACTAACAAGGGTCAATTACCGACATTGGTAAGTTACTTTTTATTCTACAACACTCTCACACACGATATTGCTAAATCTCAAAACTACCCCGTCAGGGAAACATTATCATCGCCATTTTATGGATGACAAAATCCAGGCGCTCGGAACAACTAAGTAACCCATTCAGGGCAAGAGTTAAGAAAAAAGCTGGAACTCAAATTCAGATTTTCTGCCTCCAAATTCTGTGCTTTCTTTTATGCCCCAGTGTCTGGCCTCCCTCCTCATCCCATGGCAACAGAAAACCAGCTGGCTTAATACTTTCTCTACCTTCTCATACCAGCTGTGGGAACTCCTCTCCTTCGATCTCTTTCAATTTCCCTGAAGTTTACCAACCCCTTCTTCCCCAGTACCCAGCTGCCACCAGTCCTcttcaaaacacacaaacaccctgGCAGCACACACAACCCAAAGATAGCAAAATCTACAGTTCTTAAGACTACAGAGCTGCTGGAACCTTCCCATTTCTGTCTCTATTTCTCTGCTGATGCTCAGGTCTCTAGGACCCAGCACTTCATACTGCCTACCCTTCTATCAATTGCTGACAGAATGGCGTCGTAGTAATGACCCCAGAAACAGCAGTCATATATCTTTATCTTGACTCCCCTTGCCTCACTCCCAAACCTAAGGACCAGTCTCTGCCCTCATGAAGGGGATTTTGTATAGTTAACTAGCTAGAGATCAGCTTCTAGCAAGTCAACAAAAGGCACCCCCCTGGTAATGCTCATCAGGAGAAATGGAGTTTTCCCAGACCAGATCATCATGCTGCATAAACACTCTCTTCCACTGCCAAACCTGACACTTTGTATCAATCTTGGAGTCAGTCTGGAAGGGGTTAGGAAAGGGACACAAAAGGTGGGAACCCTGCCAAGTGTCCTAGGTGAGGGCTGGACAGCCTCAAAGTGTGTCTACCTCAGCCCAGGGTCACCTGCCCACCATCAGCCTTCCCCTTTCTGTCCCTGACTCAGTTCTCCGAAACTTGCCCTTGGTTCCCACCCTGGAACCTAGCTCACTGACCCTCGCCAAACAATCTCACCTGCTTGTTCAACCAACAGGAGTAAGAGCAAGACCACTGCTGGAATCATCTTGGGCAGGGGGCTGAGGGGCCTTGAGCTGGGGATCCAACGCTCTGACCGTACTGCGCAGCT is a window from the Castor canadensis chromosome 11, mCasCan1.hap1v2, whole genome shotgun sequence genome containing:
- the Fcer1g gene encoding high affinity immunoglobulin epsilon receptor subunit gamma, which translates into the protein MIPAVVLLLLLLVEQAAALGEPQLCYILDAILFLYGIVLTLLYCRLKVQVRKAAIASCEKSDGIYTGLSTRTQETYETLKHEKPPQ